The Streptomyces uncialis genomic interval CGAGATCGTCGAGGGCCTCTGGTACATCGCGCATCTCCTCGGCGAGGAGGGGCGCGGGATGAGCGAGCTGGAACAGCTGCTGCCCGGGGCCACCCAGCCCTACGTGGGCGCGGCCGGATTCCGTTCGCTGACCGGTCCGGCCGGTGAATCCCTGGCCACCCGGGACCGCGCGAGCTGCTGCATGTTCTACACGCTGCGGCCCGAGGACACCTGTGTGACGTGCCCTCGCACGTGCGATGCGGATAGGGTAGCCAGGTTGGGCGAAGCAGCTTCCTCCTGAACCACCCGTACCGGTAGTGTTTCTCGAACTCAACTCGCACGAATCGCGTGGGAGTTCGAGCGGACGGCGGCACTTGGCGGCTCCCCACACCCCCTTGGCGTTCTCTTGCACCGAAACCCCCTGAGCGGCTCCGGGTTTGAGGAACGATGACGCCCGAAAAGCCCTACTGCGATGCAAGGGACGCGTGATGAGATTGACCGACATATCGCTTGACTGGTTGCTTCCGGGCGCCGTACTGCTCCTGGGCATACTGGCGGCGGTTGCGGTGCTGGCGCGGTCCAAGCGGGCCAAGGACTCGACCAAGCCCGCGGACGACAGCTGGGAGCGCACCGAGGAACGCCGCAGGCGCAAGGAAGCGATGTACGGCACCGCCTCCTATCTGCTGCTGTTCTGCTGTGCGGCGGTCGCCGCGGCACTGTCCTTCCACGGCCTGGTCGGCTTCGGCCGGCAGAACCTGAACCTGTCCGGCGGCTGGGAGTACCTGGTCCCGTTCGGTCTCGACGGCGCGGCGATGTTCTGCTCCGTCCTCGCGGTGCGCGAGGCCAGCCACGGTGACGCGGCCCTCGGTTCGCGACTGCTGGTGTGGACGTTCGCCGGTGCCGCCGCCTGGTTCAACTGGGTGCACGCCCCCCGTGGCCTCGACCACGCGGGCGCCCCGCACTTCTTCGCCGGTATGTCCCTGTCGGCGGCCGTGCTCTTCGACCGCGCGCTGAAGCAGACCCGTCGGGCCGCGCTCCGCGAGCAGGGCCTGGTGCCCCGTCCGCTGCCGCAGATCCGGGTGGTCCGCTGGCTGCGCGCGCCCCGCGAGACCTTCGCCGCCTGGTCGCTGATGCTGCTGGAGAACGTGCGCACCCTGGACGAGGCGGTCGACGAGGTCCGTGAGGACCGCCGTCAGAAGCTGCACAACCGTCAGATCAGGC includes:
- a CDS encoding DUF2637 domain-containing protein is translated as MRLTDISLDWLLPGAVLLLGILAAVAVLARSKRAKDSTKPADDSWERTEERRRRKEAMYGTASYLLLFCCAAVAAALSFHGLVGFGRQNLNLSGGWEYLVPFGLDGAAMFCSVLAVREASHGDAALGSRLLVWTFAGAAAWFNWVHAPRGLDHAGAPHFFAGMSLSAAVLFDRALKQTRRAALREQGLVPRPLPQIRVVRWLRAPRETFAAWSLMLLENVRTLDEAVDEVREDRRQKLHNRQIRREQDKLKRAQLKAISRSQPRGILPRGGGGGGGGRQVDMQPAMSGGGGGGGSDPAISDPEPLPPVASRPSLTPVRRKSEPITVDLTAEDDTQALPRLDSLERKLKDLEQQFG